Proteins from a genomic interval of Solidesulfovibrio sp.:
- the ybaK gene encoding Cys-tRNA(Pro) deacylase produces the protein MAKTTRATTALERAGVAFTVLEYAYDADADHIGLHAARAIGEPPARVLKTLMVRVDGKPACAVIPSGGELSMKRLAAAFGGKAAAMLPPAEAEKATGYHVGGISPFGQRKAVPTALEEAALAEPYVIINAGQRGVMVRLSPVEAVRVLRAIAAPLLA, from the coding sequence ATGGCCAAGACCACCCGGGCGACGACGGCCCTGGAAAGGGCCGGCGTCGCCTTCACCGTGCTCGAATACGCCTACGATGCCGACGCGGACCATATCGGCCTGCACGCCGCCCGGGCCATCGGCGAGCCCCCCGCCCGGGTGCTCAAGACGCTCATGGTGCGCGTCGACGGCAAGCCCGCCTGCGCCGTGATCCCCTCGGGCGGCGAGCTGTCCATGAAGCGCCTGGCCGCCGCGTTTGGGGGCAAGGCGGCGGCCATGCTGCCCCCGGCCGAGGCCGAAAAGGCCACCGGCTACCACGTCGGCGGCATCAGCCCCTTCGGCCAGCGCAAGGCCGTGCCCACGGCCCTGGAGGAAGCGGCCCTGGCCGAGCCCTACGTCATCATCAACGCCGGCCAGCGCGGGGTCATGGTGCGCCTGTCCCCGGTCGAGGCCGTGCGCGTGCTGCGGGCCATCGCCGCGCCGCTTCTGGCGTAA
- the dapA gene encoding 4-hydroxy-tetrahydrodipicolinate synthase: MEFRGAITALVTPFRNGEVDEEAYRALIEWQIEQGIHGLVPCGTTGESATLSHSEHKRVIRICVDQVKGRVPVLAGAGSNNTREAIDLTRDAKDAKADGALLITPYYNKPTQAGLIAHFKAIGERVDLPFIVYNVPSRTAVNLLPETLAVLKKEIPQVIGVKEATGDLNQVSRVLEFCGQDFQVLSGDDFTALPTITIGGRGVISVVSNFVPDKMSAMCEAALAGDLAKAKALHYFMSPLYRAAFLETNPAPAKEALALMGRFPFEVRLPMVPLSPANREKLKAALTEAGLL; the protein is encoded by the coding sequence ATGGAGTTTCGAGGCGCAATCACGGCACTGGTGACGCCCTTTCGAAACGGTGAGGTTGATGAGGAAGCCTACCGCGCCCTCATCGAATGGCAGATCGAACAGGGCATCCACGGGCTCGTCCCCTGCGGCACCACGGGCGAATCGGCCACGCTCTCCCACAGCGAACACAAACGGGTCATCCGTATCTGCGTGGACCAGGTGAAAGGCCGCGTGCCCGTCCTGGCCGGGGCCGGCTCGAACAACACCCGCGAGGCCATCGACCTGACCCGGGACGCCAAGGACGCCAAGGCCGACGGCGCGCTTCTGATCACTCCCTATTACAACAAACCGACCCAGGCCGGACTGATCGCCCATTTCAAGGCCATCGGCGAACGGGTGGACCTGCCGTTTATCGTCTACAACGTGCCGAGCCGCACGGCCGTCAACCTCCTGCCCGAGACCCTGGCCGTCCTGAAAAAGGAGATTCCGCAGGTCATCGGCGTCAAGGAGGCCACGGGCGACCTCAACCAGGTATCGCGCGTGCTGGAATTTTGCGGCCAGGACTTCCAGGTGCTTTCCGGCGACGACTTCACGGCCCTGCCCACCATCACCATCGGCGGGCGCGGCGTGATTTCGGTGGTCTCCAACTTCGTGCCGGACAAGATGTCGGCCATGTGCGAGGCGGCCCTGGCCGGCGACCTGGCCAAGGCCAAGGCGCTGCACTACTTCATGAGCCCGCTGTACCGGGCGGCGTTCCTCGAAACCAACCCGGCCCCGGCCAAGGAAGCGCTGGCCCTGATGGGCCGCTTCCCCTTCGAGGTGCGCCTGCCCATGGTGCCCCTGTCCCCGGCCAACCGGGAAAAGCTCAAGGCCGCCCTGACCGAGGCCGGCCTGCTGTAG